A region from the Halobacillus mangrovi genome encodes:
- the gmk gene encoding guanylate kinase has protein sequence MIDEKGILFILSGPSGVGKGTVRKALFEQSTDLRYSISMTTRAPREGEVDGVDYFFKSRDEFEKLISEGQLIEHAEYVGNYYGTPRQYVEQTLNEGKDVFLEIEVQGALKVRENFPQGVFIFLIPPSLEELKDRIVNRGTETEEKVKNRLLAAKEEIDMMDAYDYVVVNDEINHAVKKVQSIVSSEHCKRERVANQYKKALEE, from the coding sequence GTGATAGATGAGAAAGGAATTTTATTCATTCTTTCCGGACCTTCGGGTGTTGGGAAAGGAACAGTGCGAAAGGCACTTTTTGAACAATCGACAGACTTGCGCTATTCCATATCCATGACGACGCGTGCCCCCCGTGAGGGCGAGGTAGATGGAGTAGATTATTTTTTCAAAAGCCGCGATGAATTTGAAAAATTGATCAGTGAAGGGCAGCTGATCGAACATGCCGAATACGTTGGTAATTATTATGGAACACCAAGGCAGTATGTCGAACAAACCTTGAATGAAGGAAAAGATGTATTCCTTGAGATAGAGGTGCAGGGCGCATTGAAAGTCCGCGAGAACTTCCCTCAGGGCGTTTTTATCTTCTTGATTCCACCTTCTTTGGAAGAATTGAAAGACCGCATTGTCAATCGAGGAACGGAAACAGAAGAAAAAGTGAAAAATCGATTGCTTGCGGCGAAAGAAGAGATCGATATGATGGATGCGTATGATTACGTCGTTGTTAATGATGAAATTAATCATGCCGTGAAAAAGGTACAATCCATCGTTTCAAGTGAACATTGCAAACGTGAACGTGTGGCCAATCAATATAAAAAAGCATTGGAGGAATAA
- a CDS encoding Rqc2 family fibronectin-binding protein: MSFDGIVTRAITNELNETIQSGRVMKIYQPTDTELIFTVRAQRKNHTLLLSAHSSYARFHLTEDQYSNPKEPPMLCMLLRKHLVGGFIENIEQVEMERIVKFHIRSRNEIGDETVKTLIIEVMGKHSNILLIDEEQGHILDSIKHLPPSQNRHRTIMPGQPYKLPPEQGKISPIDLEPKSLIKKLDFNAGKMDKQILGVVMGFSPMITKEIAYQANLGGPEAYKKAYDQVRERILNHDYQPQVHFGDREQFHVLPLHGFSDEAEEFDSVSAMLDAYYSGKAERDRVKQQAGDLYRLLKNEKDKNVRKIKKHHHTLKKSESAEEYQRLGELLTAHMHMVKNGDSEVTVIDYYDPDQAERTIELNPNKTPSENAQSYFQIYQKLKKSKQVVQQEIKKAEDEISYFERLIQQVESAREQDIEEIREELREQGYLKKKPSPSNKKKNKPSKPAPESFVSSDGTPIFVGRNNKQNEYLTNRMANKSDIWLHAKDIPGSHVVIRDENPSEDTLFEAAQLAANFSKSSQSSTVPVDYTQIKHVKKPSGAKPGYVIYDHQQTLFVTPESSYVKRLKN, from the coding sequence ATGTCTTTTGATGGAATTGTAACTAGAGCGATTACGAACGAATTAAACGAAACAATTCAGTCCGGAAGAGTTATGAAAATTTATCAGCCTACTGATACGGAACTGATTTTCACAGTAAGGGCACAAAGAAAAAATCACACCCTTTTACTATCTGCACATTCGAGTTATGCGCGTTTTCATTTAACCGAAGACCAATATTCTAATCCGAAAGAGCCTCCTATGCTCTGTATGCTCCTGCGTAAACATCTTGTCGGGGGGTTCATTGAGAATATTGAACAAGTGGAAATGGAACGAATCGTCAAGTTCCATATACGGAGCAGGAATGAAATCGGAGACGAAACGGTTAAAACGTTAATTATCGAGGTCATGGGAAAACATTCTAATATCCTTCTGATTGATGAAGAACAGGGGCATATTTTAGACAGCATCAAACATTTGCCCCCTTCTCAAAACCGGCATCGAACGATTATGCCAGGACAGCCATACAAACTCCCGCCAGAACAAGGAAAAATAAGCCCAATAGATTTGGAACCAAAATCACTGATAAAAAAACTGGATTTTAATGCTGGCAAGATGGATAAACAAATCCTTGGTGTGGTTATGGGATTCTCCCCAATGATCACAAAAGAAATTGCTTATCAAGCCAACCTTGGAGGGCCTGAAGCTTATAAAAAGGCTTATGATCAAGTACGGGAGCGAATCTTAAACCACGATTATCAACCACAGGTACATTTTGGAGATCGAGAACAGTTTCATGTTCTGCCGCTCCATGGTTTTTCTGATGAAGCAGAGGAATTTGATAGCGTCAGTGCTATGCTAGACGCCTACTACTCAGGAAAAGCAGAACGAGATCGTGTCAAACAGCAAGCCGGAGATCTCTACCGTCTTTTGAAAAACGAAAAAGATAAAAATGTTCGGAAAATCAAGAAGCATCACCACACACTGAAAAAATCAGAATCAGCCGAAGAGTATCAGCGACTTGGCGAACTTTTGACCGCTCATATGCATATGGTCAAAAACGGAGATAGCGAAGTAACGGTCATTGATTATTACGATCCTGACCAAGCGGAAAGAACGATTGAACTGAATCCGAATAAAACTCCAAGTGAAAATGCTCAAAGCTATTTCCAAATCTATCAAAAGCTGAAAAAATCAAAGCAAGTGGTCCAACAGGAAATTAAAAAAGCAGAAGATGAGATTTCATATTTTGAAAGGCTTATTCAGCAAGTTGAATCTGCTCGCGAGCAAGATATTGAAGAAATTAGAGAAGAGCTGCGTGAACAGGGTTATTTAAAGAAGAAACCTTCTCCATCGAATAAAAAGAAAAACAAACCTTCAAAGCCGGCACCTGAAAGCTTTGTGTCGAGTGATGGTACGCCCATTTTTGTAGGACGAAATAATAAGCAAAATGAATACCTGACAAATCGGATGGCCAACAAATCGGATATTTGGCTGCACGCGAAAGACATCCCAGGGTCTCACGTCGTGATACGGGATGAAAACCCTTCTGAAGATACACTATTTGAGGCAGCTCAATTGGCAGCCAATTTTAGTAAATCTAGTCAATCTTCCACCGTGCCTGTCGATTACACGCAGATCAAACATGTGAAGAAGCCATCGGGTGCGAAACCAGGATATGTTATTTATGATCATCAACAAACTTTGTTTGTCACACCTGAATCATCTTATGTTAAGAGATTAAAAAACTAG
- a CDS encoding YicC/YloC family endoribonuclease: MVKSMTGYGKKSIEVGETRLHVEIRSVNHRYLDISAKLPRNLLFIEEKLKRKIREVLSRGRIDLFITVEGQSIFEKKVDVDWRILDQYLEKLKGIKARYDLTEHISIDMVTKLEDVFSVQEIEENTNELQEALTSSMEDALNRVIVMRKAEGERLKKDLLQRISKVSSFLEKLEERRPWVVEEYKERIRARIEEYTREEIQLDDTRILQEVGILAEKGDVTEEITRMHSHLSQFSQILTLEEPIGRRLDFIVQEMHREVNTIGSKSNDAKLTEWVVDLKNEIEKMKEQVQNVE, translated from the coding sequence ATGGTCAAAAGTATGACAGGTTATGGGAAAAAGAGTATTGAAGTCGGAGAAACTCGCCTTCATGTGGAAATTCGTTCTGTTAACCACCGTTATTTGGACATTTCTGCAAAACTGCCGCGGAATCTATTGTTCATAGAAGAAAAATTAAAACGAAAAATTCGAGAAGTTCTTTCAAGAGGGCGTATTGACTTATTCATAACGGTTGAAGGACAAAGTATATTTGAAAAGAAAGTAGATGTAGACTGGCGGATTTTAGATCAATACTTAGAAAAATTGAAGGGAATCAAGGCTCGGTACGATTTGACTGAACATATATCTATTGATATGGTTACCAAGTTAGAGGATGTGTTCTCGGTGCAAGAGATCGAAGAGAATACAAATGAATTACAGGAAGCACTGACCTCTTCAATGGAGGATGCTTTAAATCGCGTGATTGTAATGAGGAAGGCAGAGGGTGAGCGTCTTAAAAAAGACTTGCTGCAAAGAATTTCAAAAGTAAGCTCATTCTTGGAGAAGCTGGAAGAGCGAAGACCTTGGGTAGTGGAAGAATATAAAGAGCGTATCCGTGCAAGGATCGAAGAATATACCAGAGAAGAAATTCAACTAGATGATACGAGAATTTTACAAGAGGTTGGCATCCTTGCTGAAAAAGGGGACGTGACGGAAGAAATTACTCGCATGCATTCCCACTTATCTCAGTTCTCGCAGATCCTGACGCTGGAAGAACCTATCGGCCGCCGTCTTGATTTTATAGTACAGGAAATGCACAGGGAAGTGAATACGATTGGCTCTAAGTCCAATGATGCAAAGCTGACCGAGTGGGTCGTAGATTTAAAGAATGAAATCGAGAAAATGAAAGAACAAGTCCAAAATGTTGAATAA
- the remA gene encoding extracellular matrix/biofilm regulator RemA: MSLKLINIGFGNVVSANRIISIVSPESAPIKRIITVARDNNKLVDATYGRRTRAVIVTDSDHVVLSAVQPETVGQRVINNDEISDEN, translated from the coding sequence TTGAGTTTAAAATTAATTAATATCGGCTTTGGTAATGTGGTTTCAGCAAACCGGATTATTTCGATCGTTTCTCCGGAGTCCGCTCCAATCAAACGTATCATTACCGTTGCACGTGACAATAATAAATTAGTAGATGCTACATACGGACGCCGTACCCGTGCGGTCATCGTGACAGACAGTGACCATGTCGTTTTATCCGCTGTTCAACCTGAGACAGTCGGTCAGCGCGTAATCAATAACGACGAGATATCAGACGAGAACTAG
- the pyrF gene encoding orotidine-5'-phosphate decarboxylase, translated as MKRLEPVYFALDFETGQEAMEFLENHHLCGIPVKVGMELFYREGPGMIHQLKEAGHSIFLDLKLHDIPETVRRTMLNLAKLNVDVVNVHAQGGGTMMEAARRGLEEGSPEERPLLLAVTMLTSTDQTMIEKELLLDRPLIEVVEHYGELAEINGVDGVVCSVEESQMIKEYTNLYALTPGIRLEGGIKHDQKRVATPAVAMEKGSDSIVVGRAIREADDPHAVYQQIKEEFHGDFQHHSRLN; from the coding sequence ATGAAACGTCTCGAGCCGGTGTATTTCGCGCTTGATTTTGAAACAGGACAAGAAGCAATGGAATTTCTGGAAAACCATCATCTATGTGGTATTCCAGTTAAAGTAGGAATGGAACTCTTTTACCGCGAAGGTCCCGGAATGATCCACCAGTTAAAAGAAGCGGGCCACTCCATCTTTCTTGATTTGAAGTTGCATGACATCCCAGAAACAGTAAGGCGCACGATGCTTAATCTCGCCAAGTTGAACGTCGATGTTGTTAACGTCCATGCTCAAGGAGGCGGAACGATGATGGAAGCCGCAAGAAGAGGGCTTGAGGAAGGATCACCAGAGGAGCGTCCTTTACTATTAGCTGTAACGATGCTCACCTCGACAGATCAAACGATGATTGAAAAAGAACTTTTACTTGATCGCCCATTAATAGAGGTTGTCGAGCATTATGGCGAGCTTGCAGAGATAAACGGAGTAGACGGCGTGGTCTGCTCTGTTGAAGAGTCACAAATGATCAAAGAATACACAAACCTTTATGCTTTGACTCCCGGCATAAGACTTGAAGGTGGCATTAAGCATGACCAAAAGCGTGTCGCTACCCCTGCAGTCGCGATGGAGAAGGGGAGTGATTCCATCGTTGTAGGACGGGCAATCAGGGAAGCCGACGATCCTCATGCCGTCTACCAACAAATCAAGGAGGAATTTCACGGTGACTTCCAACATCATTCAAGACTTAATTAA
- the coaBC gene encoding bifunctional phosphopantothenoylcysteine decarboxylase/phosphopantothenate--cysteine ligase CoaBC encodes MLKGKRIVLGVSGGIAAYKAAALTSKLVQSGAHVKVIMTESAQKFVAPTTFQALSRQPVYTDTFDEQDPSQIQHIDVADWADLILLAPATANVIGKLTGGIADDMLTTTLLATEAPVYLAPAMNVHMYSHPAVMHNMKQLDDWGFKFIEPGEGYLACGYVGKGRLEEPETIVKVLEEEQKKKQLLKGVKVLITAGPTREKIDPVRFFTNPSTGKMGYALARQASSLGAEVTLVSGPVGLSTPAGVRRIDVTTAEEMYHQVLEHYPASELVIKSAAVADYRPRVTYDQKMKKTPGEYVVEMERTRDILMELGERKEHQYLIGFAAETQDVEEYGRQKLKSKNLDAIVINNVSEEGAGFGVDTNVSLWLTKDGEQKSFPLMSKDDLAKRIIEEAARQMKGDYA; translated from the coding sequence ATGTTAAAAGGAAAAAGAATTGTTTTAGGGGTTTCAGGAGGAATTGCTGCCTATAAAGCAGCTGCCTTGACTAGTAAGTTAGTCCAGTCCGGGGCTCATGTAAAGGTAATTATGACAGAAAGCGCACAAAAATTTGTTGCACCGACTACATTCCAGGCTTTATCAAGACAACCTGTTTACACAGATACGTTCGACGAACAGGATCCCTCCCAAATTCAACATATCGATGTCGCCGACTGGGCTGACTTGATTTTGCTTGCACCCGCGACCGCCAATGTCATTGGTAAACTTACCGGAGGTATAGCTGACGACATGCTGACCACTACACTCCTGGCAACAGAGGCTCCTGTTTATTTAGCGCCGGCCATGAATGTACATATGTATAGTCATCCTGCTGTCATGCACAATATGAAACAACTGGATGACTGGGGCTTCAAATTCATTGAACCAGGGGAAGGTTACCTTGCATGTGGATACGTAGGGAAAGGACGTTTAGAAGAGCCTGAAACCATTGTAAAGGTATTGGAAGAAGAACAGAAAAAGAAGCAGCTGCTTAAAGGAGTTAAAGTACTGATCACTGCAGGACCTACAAGGGAAAAGATCGATCCTGTGCGTTTTTTTACTAATCCTTCAACAGGAAAGATGGGGTATGCGCTGGCTCGTCAAGCTTCATCGTTAGGAGCTGAAGTGACGTTGGTTTCTGGACCTGTAGGACTATCGACTCCAGCAGGGGTTAGGCGTATTGATGTGACAACAGCAGAAGAGATGTATCATCAAGTGCTTGAGCATTATCCTGCGAGTGAGTTAGTGATTAAATCCGCAGCGGTGGCTGATTACCGCCCAAGAGTGACGTATGATCAAAAGATGAAAAAAACTCCTGGAGAATATGTCGTTGAGATGGAGCGAACAAGAGATATTTTAATGGAACTAGGCGAACGAAAGGAACATCAATACTTAATAGGGTTCGCAGCGGAGACGCAGGATGTAGAGGAGTACGGCAGGCAGAAACTTAAATCGAAAAACCTGGACGCTATAGTAATCAATAACGTATCGGAAGAAGGGGCTGGTTTTGGGGTCGATACCAATGTATCTCTTTGGCTGACGAAGGATGGAGAACAAAAATCTTTTCCACTTATGAGTAAAGATGATCTGGCTAAGAGGATTATTGAGGAAGCTGCCCGTCAGATGAAGGGTGACTATGCGTGA
- a CDS encoding GyrI-like domain-containing protein has product MVDLNKEIVTLPAYRAIGLKWDGPYEEVPELKKIIDRMSQKIDEVDAIEPDIQLGLSYHLRPDGFVHYSSYEVDEDHPIPEGMVDIKIPELTYLKVHHRKNQNIGETYDKIYQWIMECDYKPYEEAGKTYYDPLPIKHERYPEEREFDNPHFDILIPIIKKDQQS; this is encoded by the coding sequence ATGGTTGATTTGAATAAAGAAATCGTTACGCTTCCAGCTTATCGTGCAATCGGGCTGAAGTGGGATGGGCCTTATGAGGAGGTACCAGAGTTAAAGAAAATCATCGATAGAATGAGTCAGAAAATAGATGAGGTTGACGCCATCGAACCTGATATCCAACTAGGATTATCTTATCATCTGCGTCCTGATGGATTCGTCCATTATTCAAGTTATGAAGTGGATGAAGATCATCCAATCCCTGAAGGAATGGTAGACATTAAAATTCCCGAATTGACTTACTTGAAGGTTCACCATCGTAAAAATCAAAATATCGGAGAAACCTACGACAAAATCTATCAATGGATTATGGAATGTGATTATAAGCCTTATGAAGAAGCTGGTAAAACCTATTACGATCCGCTTCCGATTAAGCATGAACGCTACCCAGAAGAACGTGAATTTGATAATCCACACTTTGATATATTAATTCCAATAATAAAAAAAGATCAACAAAGCTGA
- a CDS encoding dihydroorotate dehydrogenase electron transfer subunit, whose translation MRREWMTIIEHQEIARQTYRLVLKGEMVGDVSEPGQFVHIQVSKEYYLRRPVSISNIDMENKTMTLLYKVMGKGTDAMTEKKVAEKVDVLGPGGQGFPIDKINTKKALLVGGGIGVPPLYYLAKQLEKKGVQVTSILGFQSAEQAFLTDEFEALGDVYVTTNDGTLGHQGLVTDLFPYVKGSFDTYFTCGPTVMLKAVTSELTGVPGYISMEERMGCGIGACFACVVPSNDEKGYRRICCDGPVFDAKEVVLS comes from the coding sequence ATGAGACGTGAATGGATGACGATCATCGAACACCAAGAAATTGCAAGACAAACTTACCGTCTCGTCCTTAAGGGCGAGATGGTCGGTGACGTGTCAGAGCCAGGCCAATTCGTGCACATTCAAGTAAGTAAAGAATATTATTTGCGCCGTCCGGTTTCCATCTCTAATATTGACATGGAAAATAAAACGATGACTCTTCTTTACAAAGTAATGGGAAAAGGTACAGATGCAATGACAGAAAAGAAAGTCGCTGAGAAAGTTGATGTCCTTGGACCCGGTGGGCAAGGGTTTCCTATCGATAAGATCAACACAAAGAAAGCTTTACTTGTTGGAGGAGGCATTGGAGTGCCTCCCCTATATTATTTAGCAAAGCAGCTTGAGAAAAAAGGTGTACAAGTAACGAGTATTCTTGGATTCCAATCTGCTGAACAAGCTTTTCTAACTGATGAATTCGAAGCACTTGGAGACGTATATGTGACTACAAATGATGGCACCTTAGGTCATCAAGGACTAGTGACAGATCTTTTTCCTTATGTAAAAGGAAGCTTTGATACGTACTTTACTTGTGGTCCGACTGTAATGTTAAAAGCAGTAACAAGTGAGCTTACAGGTGTTCCAGGCTATATTTCAATGGAAGAACGTATGGGCTGTGGAATAGGTGCATGCTTTGCTTGTGTGGTCCCTTCGAATGATGAAAAGGGGTATAGAAGGATCTGTTGTGATGGTCCTGTCTTTGATGCGAAGGAGGTCGTGCTTTCATGA
- the rpoZ gene encoding DNA-directed RNA polymerase subunit omega, which yields MMLEPSIDSLQKQIKSKYTLVTLSARRARELKQGSAPMIDNPTSHQQVGVALEEIRDGKLNFTYSDEIQSRTETT from the coding sequence ATGATGTTAGAGCCATCTATTGATTCTTTACAAAAGCAGATTAAATCCAAGTACACTCTTGTTACTCTTTCAGCTAGAAGAGCACGTGAACTGAAACAAGGAAGTGCTCCGATGATAGATAATCCAACTTCTCATCAGCAAGTAGGAGTGGCACTTGAGGAAATCCGTGATGGGAAACTGAATTTCACGTATTCCGATGAAATCCAGTCTCGTACTGAAACGACATAA
- a CDS encoding undecaprenyl-diphosphate phosphatase has translation MDFIHLLKVIVLGMFEGLTEFAPVSSTGHMILVDEMWLHSSEFLGESVANTFKVVVQLGSILAVVVLFKDRFASLLGFKEGEARVKLKLGQVLVGLLPATILGIALEDYIDGYLFTVETVMIGLALGAVLMIVADFISPKAPIAQTVDQMTYQQAFLIGLVQCFSLWPGFSRSGSTISAGVMFGMSHRSAADFTFIMAVPIMLGASCLSLYKNIEFFSLNALPLFAAGFISAFIFAFLSIQFFLRLINKIKLIPFAIYRLILVGVIYMLYV, from the coding sequence ATGGATTTTATTCATTTATTGAAAGTAATTGTACTTGGGATGTTTGAAGGCTTGACTGAATTTGCCCCGGTTTCCTCGACGGGGCATATGATTCTTGTAGATGAGATGTGGCTGCATTCCAGTGAATTTTTGGGAGAATCCGTGGCAAATACATTCAAGGTTGTTGTCCAGCTTGGATCAATCTTAGCCGTAGTCGTCCTATTCAAAGATCGTTTTGCTTCATTACTTGGATTTAAGGAAGGTGAAGCAAGAGTAAAGCTGAAACTAGGTCAAGTCCTAGTCGGTTTACTCCCCGCAACGATACTTGGGATAGCTTTAGAAGACTATATTGACGGATATTTATTTACCGTAGAAACTGTTATGATTGGTTTGGCTCTTGGAGCTGTCTTGATGATTGTTGCAGACTTTATATCCCCCAAAGCTCCAATAGCACAAACTGTCGATCAAATGACTTACCAACAAGCGTTTCTTATCGGTTTAGTTCAATGTTTTTCTTTATGGCCAGGTTTCTCACGTTCTGGTTCAACGATTTCAGCAGGTGTTATGTTTGGCATGAGTCATCGCTCTGCTGCTGATTTCACCTTTATTATGGCTGTTCCAATTATGCTTGGGGCAAGCTGCTTGTCTCTTTACAAGAATATTGAATTTTTTTCACTGAACGCACTTCCACTGTTTGCTGCTGGATTCATAAGTGCGTTTATCTTTGCTTTTCTTTCGATTCAGTTTTTTTTGAGGCTCATCAATAAGATCAAGCTTATTCCTTTTGCGATTTACCGATTAATCTTAGTAGGCGTGATCTATATGCTCTATGTTTAG
- the pyrE gene encoding orotate phosphoribosyltransferase encodes MTSNIIQDLIKIGAVKIETEDLFTWTSGLRSPIYCDNRLTMSYPEIRRRIADAFVEKIQKLEKPVDVIAGCATAGIPHAAWVAEKLDLPMVYVRSSAKKHGKGNQIEGKIEAGQRVVIIEDLVSTGKSSIQAAEALKTEGVEVVEVLSIFTYGLQTAKDAFNEKGLTYHSIASYEELLEQLVNDSLMNENERERMAQWRNDPYIFTNS; translated from the coding sequence GTGACTTCCAACATCATTCAAGACTTAATTAAAATCGGTGCAGTAAAAATTGAAACAGAGGACTTGTTTACGTGGACATCAGGTTTACGCTCTCCTATTTACTGTGATAATCGGCTGACAATGTCTTATCCTGAGATCCGCCGCCGTATTGCTGATGCATTTGTAGAAAAAATCCAGAAGCTGGAGAAGCCAGTGGATGTGATCGCTGGATGTGCAACAGCAGGGATCCCCCATGCGGCCTGGGTAGCAGAAAAGCTGGACCTGCCAATGGTTTACGTACGTTCATCAGCAAAAAAACATGGAAAAGGCAATCAGATTGAAGGAAAGATCGAAGCTGGGCAGCGTGTGGTAATCATTGAGGATCTAGTCTCCACTGGGAAGTCCTCGATACAAGCAGCTGAAGCCTTAAAAACAGAAGGTGTTGAAGTCGTTGAAGTGTTATCCATCTTTACGTATGGACTTCAAACAGCAAAGGATGCCTTCAATGAAAAAGGGTTGACCTATCACTCAATCGCAAGCTATGAAGAGCTTTTGGAACAGCTAGTAAACGACAGCCTAATGAATGAAAATGAGAGAGAACGTATGGCGCAATGGCGTAATGACCCTTACATCTTTACAAACTCTTAA
- a CDS encoding dihydroorotate dehydrogenase yields MNLHQTLPGLHLKNPIMPASGCFGFGKEFAQFYNLSDLGAVIMKAATGEKRFGNGTPRVAETSSGMLNAIGLQNPGVDSIIKNEVPFLQEYDMPIMANVAGSTVEEYVQVAEKISHHVNALELNISCPNVKEGGVQFGTDPLLAEEVTRKVVEASVVPVYVKLSPNVTDIVSMAKAVQAGGAHGLTMINTLTGMRIDPATRKPIISNHTGGLSGAAIKPIAIRMIYQVYREIDLPIIGMGGIETAEDVIEFLLAGASAVAIGSANFKNPIICKEIIDELPVTLKKFGFQSLKGAIGGAHHETSRAGVFRA; encoded by the coding sequence ATGAATCTCCATCAGACATTACCGGGTCTACATTTAAAAAACCCGATCATGCCCGCTTCTGGATGCTTCGGCTTTGGGAAAGAGTTCGCACAGTTTTATAACTTGTCCGACCTTGGCGCTGTTATTATGAAAGCTGCTACAGGTGAAAAGCGGTTTGGAAATGGTACTCCAAGGGTTGCTGAAACTTCAAGCGGCATGCTGAATGCGATCGGATTGCAGAACCCTGGCGTAGACTCAATCATTAAGAACGAGGTTCCGTTTTTACAAGAATACGACATGCCGATTATGGCTAATGTAGCTGGAAGCACCGTGGAAGAGTATGTGCAAGTAGCCGAAAAGATTTCTCATCACGTGAATGCTCTTGAATTAAACATCTCCTGTCCTAATGTAAAAGAGGGAGGCGTGCAGTTTGGTACGGATCCTCTACTGGCTGAAGAGGTAACCAGAAAAGTTGTAGAGGCAAGTGTCGTTCCTGTCTATGTAAAGCTATCACCAAATGTCACGGATATCGTATCGATGGCAAAAGCCGTTCAGGCAGGAGGTGCACATGGGTTGACGATGATCAATACCTTGACAGGCATGCGTATCGATCCTGCTACGAGAAAACCGATTATTTCAAACCATACAGGCGGATTATCAGGAGCTGCGATCAAGCCTATAGCTATTCGTATGATTTATCAGGTGTACAGGGAGATCGACCTGCCGATCATAGGAATGGGTGGTATTGAAACAGCAGAGGATGTCATTGAATTCTTGCTTGCCGGGGCAAGTGCTGTAGCAATCGGAAGCGCTAATTTCAAAAATCCTATAATCTGTAAAGAGATTATTGATGAATTACCTGTGACTCTGAAAAAATTCGGCTTCCAATCTTTAAAGGGAGCTATTGGAGGTGCGCACCATGAAACGTCTCGAGCCGGTGTATTTCGCGCTTGA